A single region of the Thermoleophilum album genome encodes:
- a CDS encoding WecB/TagA/CpsF family glycosyltransferase: MRILGVPITLVDYERAMDVMDRIVDCDERGYVCAVAVHAVVTAEHDPELRAALEGATMVVPDGMPLVWAARALGHPLRDRVYGPELMARYLDRCAQRGRRVWLYGGHDAEWLERLERRLLARYPGLEIAGSWSPPHRPLSEREERELAARINHDDPDVVWVGIGAPKQEKWMARMREHLDARVLCGVGAAFDFHAGRVQQAPRWMQEVGLEWVWRSTREPRRLLPRYLTTNPRFVARALYQIAGERARRRANAAP; the protein is encoded by the coding sequence GTGCGCATCCTCGGCGTGCCGATCACGCTCGTCGACTACGAGCGGGCGATGGACGTGATGGACCGCATCGTCGACTGCGACGAGCGCGGTTACGTCTGCGCCGTCGCCGTTCACGCCGTCGTCACGGCCGAGCACGACCCCGAGCTAAGGGCGGCTCTCGAGGGAGCGACGATGGTCGTCCCCGACGGGATGCCGCTGGTGTGGGCGGCGCGCGCGCTCGGCCACCCGCTGCGCGACCGCGTCTACGGGCCCGAGCTGATGGCGCGCTACCTCGACCGATGCGCCCAGCGCGGCCGGCGCGTTTGGCTCTACGGCGGGCACGACGCCGAGTGGCTCGAGCGGCTCGAGCGCCGGCTGCTCGCCCGCTACCCAGGACTCGAGATCGCCGGGTCGTGGTCGCCACCGCACCGTCCGCTCTCGGAGCGCGAGGAGCGCGAACTGGCAGCCCGTATCAACCACGACGACCCCGACGTCGTCTGGGTCGGGATCGGGGCACCGAAACAAGAGAAGTGGATGGCACGGATGCGCGAGCACCTCGACGCACGCGTCCTATGCGGAGTGGGCGCGGCCTTCGACTTCCACGCCGGACGTGTCCAGCAAGCGCCGCGCTGGATGCAGGAGGTAGGACTCGAGTGGGTGTGGCGCAGCACACGCGAGCCGCGCCGGCTGCTGCCACGCTACCTGACGACCAACCCACGCTTCGTCGCGCGTGCGCTCTACCAGATCGCGGGCGAGCGGGCTCGGCGGCGAGCGAACGCTGCGCCGTAG
- a CDS encoding nucleotide sugar dehydrogenase, which translates to MGTRVAVVGLGRVGLPLALSFADRGLDVIGIDRDPQILAAVRAGRMPFRERGTQALLERVHASGRLTVADSVVAAADADDIVLTLGTPAHEHIEIDVGQIRSALDDLLPVLRPGHALLLRSTVAPGTTEWVAGYVEQRRGLRAGEDFFVAHVPERIAQNRFLEEIETLPCIVGASDERSAERAARLFSVFGCEIRRTTPVQAELAKIWTNILRYTQFSLPNLLMMECEQYGANVFEVIDLVNRDYPRGGIAAPGLTAGTCLRKDFAFSEERSPAPGMLLAVSRVHETVPRFLVDGLKRRLGGTLRDRKVAVLGLTFKRDCDDTRDSLSYKLIRLLERELAIVGRHDPYVPRESEPLDEVLRGAAAVVVATNHSVYDGIASRLEPGTLVADPWNCTGTGAVFARVGAPPAATAERVASSAATAAAGAGDGNTRDDA; encoded by the coding sequence GTGGGAACACGCGTCGCTGTCGTCGGTCTCGGACGAGTAGGGCTGCCGCTGGCGCTGTCGTTCGCCGACCGCGGCCTCGACGTCATCGGCATCGACCGCGACCCGCAGATCCTGGCAGCGGTACGCGCCGGGCGCATGCCGTTCCGGGAGCGCGGCACGCAAGCCCTGCTCGAGCGTGTCCACGCCAGCGGGCGGCTGACGGTGGCCGACAGCGTCGTCGCGGCGGCAGACGCCGACGACATCGTGCTTACGCTCGGCACGCCCGCGCACGAGCACATCGAGATCGACGTCGGCCAGATCCGCAGCGCGCTCGACGACCTCTTGCCGGTCTTGCGTCCCGGGCACGCACTGCTTCTGCGCTCGACGGTCGCACCCGGTACGACGGAGTGGGTCGCCGGCTACGTAGAACAGCGGCGCGGACTGCGCGCCGGCGAGGACTTTTTCGTCGCCCACGTTCCCGAGCGGATCGCGCAGAACCGCTTCCTCGAAGAGATCGAAACGCTGCCGTGCATCGTCGGGGCGAGCGACGAGCGCTCGGCCGAGCGCGCTGCGCGGCTGTTCTCGGTGTTCGGCTGCGAGATCCGCCGCACGACACCGGTACAAGCCGAGCTCGCCAAGATCTGGACGAACATCCTCCGCTACACCCAGTTCTCGCTGCCCAACCTGCTGATGATGGAGTGCGAGCAGTACGGGGCGAACGTGTTCGAGGTCATCGACTTGGTCAACCGCGACTATCCGCGCGGGGGCATCGCCGCCCCGGGGCTCACAGCCGGCACGTGTCTGCGCAAGGACTTCGCTTTCTCCGAGGAGCGCTCGCCCGCTCCCGGCATGTTGCTGGCGGTGTCGCGCGTCCACGAAACCGTTCCGCGCTTTCTGGTCGACGGACTCAAGCGCCGTCTCGGCGGGACTTTGCGCGACCGCAAGGTGGCGGTGCTCGGTCTCACGTTCAAACGCGATTGCGACGACACCCGCGACTCCCTCAGCTACAAGCTGATCCGCCTGCTCGAGCGCGAGCTGGCGATCGTCGGTCGCCACGACCCCTACGTGCCGCGCGAATCCGAGCCGCTCGATGAAGTGCTGCGGGGTGCGGCGGCCGTGGTCGTTGCCACCAACCACAGTGTCTACGACGGGATCGCGTCGCGTCTAGAGCCGGGAACGCTGGTCGCCGACCCCTGGAACTGCACCGGCACCGGTGCGGTTTTCGCTCGCGTCGGCGCGCCGCCGGCGGCGACGGCCGAGCGGGTCGCGAGCTCGGCGGCGACGGCCGCTGCGGGCGCCGGCGACGGGAACACACGGGACGACGCGTGA
- a CDS encoding NAD-dependent epimerase/dehydratase family protein, which produces MSSVLVTGAAGTIGRAVVRRLLEEPEVVRVRVADQVAPPSWMAEACEVVVGDLRDSDVARRAVRGQTHVVHLAAIVGGIANFHRCPQTLLAANTALLNAVFDAAIAERVERLVYVSSSMVFERATRFPTPEEHIDECPPPRSAYGFSKLAGEVMCRAAHAEHGLEYAICRPFNAYGPGEMPASEPGIAHVVPDLLHKALRRQRPLEIFGSGRQTRTLTHVDDIAEGIARCCFHPAAACEDFNISAAEELTVAEIAELCWQACGNDPAEFELRSVPSFEVDVQRRWPSVEKARRLLDFEARVPLREGIARTAEWLRRELEPERATGYGASSR; this is translated from the coding sequence GTGAGCTCCGTCCTCGTCACCGGTGCTGCGGGCACGATCGGGCGGGCGGTCGTGCGCCGCTTGCTGGAGGAACCGGAAGTCGTGCGCGTGCGCGTCGCCGACCAGGTCGCGCCGCCCAGCTGGATGGCCGAGGCGTGCGAGGTCGTGGTCGGCGATCTACGCGACAGCGACGTCGCGCGCCGCGCCGTGCGCGGGCAGACACACGTCGTCCACCTCGCCGCGATCGTCGGCGGTATCGCCAATTTCCACCGCTGTCCCCAAACCCTTTTGGCCGCCAACACAGCGCTGCTCAACGCCGTCTTCGACGCCGCGATCGCCGAGCGGGTGGAGCGCCTCGTCTACGTCTCGTCCTCGATGGTGTTCGAACGCGCCACCCGCTTCCCCACGCCCGAAGAGCACATCGACGAGTGCCCGCCGCCGCGGTCCGCCTACGGCTTCTCGAAACTCGCCGGCGAGGTGATGTGCCGCGCCGCCCACGCCGAGCACGGGCTCGAGTACGCGATCTGCCGACCGTTCAACGCCTACGGCCCGGGCGAGATGCCGGCGTCGGAACCGGGAATCGCGCACGTCGTTCCCGATCTGCTGCACAAGGCTCTGCGCCGCCAGCGGCCGCTCGAGATCTTCGGGTCCGGTCGCCAAACGCGCACGCTCACGCACGTCGACGACATTGCCGAGGGCATCGCCCGCTGCTGCTTCCACCCAGCTGCCGCTTGCGAGGACTTCAACATCTCAGCCGCCGAGGAGCTGACCGTCGCCGAGATCGCCGAGCTCTGCTGGCAGGCGTGCGGCAACGATCCGGCCGAGTTCGAGCTGCGCAGCGTACCGTCGTTCGAGGTGGACGTTCAGCGCCGCTGGCCGAGCGTGGAGAAGGCGCGCCGGCTGCTCGACTTCGAAGCCCGCGTACCGTTGCGCGAGGGCATCGCCCGGACGGCCGAGTGGCTCCGGCGCGAGCTCGAGCCAGAACGCGCGACTGGCTACGGCGCGAGCTCGCGATAG
- a CDS encoding glycosyltransferase family 4 protein: protein MDALTVIVAHNRYRQVGGEERCVALQLAALRAAGVACALLERDSAELARSAAARALLAGGERGLASAVAAAAAQAGRERQLVVHAHNLLPVLGVRLLESARRLGARTVLQLHNLRLSCSIGIAWRNGRVCRQCRGRFTLPAVLHDCRRSLPESVVYAVALARHFRRTLAAVDRFVVPSAYALARARAIGVPEERVRVVPHYLPPDAFASSSCADTGRYALVAARLVPEKGVEWALRAASAARVPLVVAGAGPEQARLAALARELAADVRFSGWASADELRRLRAEAAFVLVPSLVPEFAGYAALEALAAGLPVVAARSGALPELVGDDSCVQPGAVDELAERMALLWGDPARRRAEGERNLARARERFARERYIDDIRALYRELAP from the coding sequence GTGGATGCCCTCACCGTGATCGTGGCCCACAACCGCTACCGCCAGGTGGGCGGAGAGGAGCGGTGCGTGGCCTTGCAGCTCGCTGCCTTGCGTGCCGCCGGAGTGGCATGTGCGCTCCTTGAGCGTGACTCGGCCGAGCTCGCGCGCAGCGCCGCAGCCCGCGCGCTGCTCGCCGGGGGCGAGCGCGGGCTGGCGTCAGCGGTCGCGGCGGCAGCGGCACAAGCCGGGCGCGAAAGGCAACTCGTGGTGCACGCGCACAACCTCCTGCCGGTGCTCGGGGTGCGACTGCTCGAGTCTGCACGCAGGCTCGGGGCGCGCACGGTGCTGCAGCTCCACAATCTGCGGCTCTCCTGCTCCATCGGTATCGCCTGGCGCAACGGCCGCGTCTGCCGGCAGTGCCGGGGGCGGTTCACGCTTCCCGCCGTGCTTCACGACTGCCGGCGCTCGCTGCCCGAGTCGGTCGTGTACGCGGTGGCGCTAGCGCGGCACTTTCGGCGAACACTGGCGGCGGTCGACCGCTTCGTCGTGCCGAGCGCCTACGCGCTTGCGCGTGCGCGCGCGATCGGTGTTCCGGAGGAGCGCGTCCGGGTCGTGCCGCACTACCTGCCGCCCGACGCCTTCGCTTCGTCGTCGTGCGCCGACACCGGGCGCTACGCGCTGGTTGCCGCTCGTCTCGTTCCCGAGAAGGGAGTCGAGTGGGCCCTCCGTGCCGCCAGTGCTGCGCGTGTGCCGCTCGTCGTCGCCGGCGCCGGACCCGAGCAGGCGCGGCTCGCCGCGTTGGCGCGAGAGCTCGCCGCCGACGTGCGCTTCAGCGGCTGGGCGAGCGCCGACGAGCTACGCCGGCTGCGAGCCGAGGCGGCGTTCGTCTTGGTTCCGTCGCTCGTGCCCGAGTTCGCCGGCTATGCGGCGCTCGAGGCGCTTGCCGCCGGGCTGCCCGTCGTCGCAGCGCGTTCAGGTGCGCTGCCGGAGCTGGTGGGCGACGACTCGTGCGTGCAACCGGGAGCGGTCGACGAGCTCGCCGAGCGGATGGCGCTGCTTTGGGGCGACCCTGCCCGGCGCCGGGCCGAGGGCGAGCGCAACCTCGCCCGCGCGCGCGAGCGCTTCGCCCGCGAGCGCTACATCGACGACATTCGCGCGCTCTATCGCGAGCTCGCGCCGTAG
- a CDS encoding glycosyltransferase family 2 protein — MPTPAVSVAIPTRDRPAELERALASLAAAAAHESAELIVVDDGSRSKAVADLAHAYGVRYVRHEPATTLNAARNRALEEARADLVAFVDDDVIVPPDWLRELVGGAARYPDADAFAGRIVARIAGLAGRGCGRHGAPITELDLGESDREIECAWGACMALRRRALERAGLFDPAIPSDDGDESEWFERLRAAGGRVVYLGGWRLEHVRCGPSARFVALARSSYRRGRGARRSDRRRGSEPPLRSELRTLAGCLWHVLRRRCPQGVFLAAHSFGRLVEASRHAGTR, encoded by the coding sequence ATGCCGACGCCCGCGGTGTCCGTTGCGATCCCGACCCGCGACCGGCCGGCGGAGCTCGAGCGTGCGCTCGCATCGCTCGCCGCAGCCGCCGCGCACGAGTCCGCCGAGCTGATCGTCGTCGACGACGGTTCGAGGAGCAAGGCTGTCGCCGATTTGGCGCACGCCTACGGGGTGCGCTATGTGCGCCACGAGCCAGCGACGACACTCAACGCAGCGCGCAACCGTGCGCTCGAGGAAGCGCGCGCCGACCTCGTGGCCTTCGTCGACGACGACGTGATCGTGCCGCCCGACTGGTTGCGCGAACTGGTGGGCGGCGCCGCCCGCTACCCCGACGCCGACGCCTTCGCCGGCCGCATCGTGGCGCGCATCGCTGGGCTCGCGGGGCGTGGCTGCGGGCGCCACGGCGCACCGATAACCGAGCTCGACCTGGGAGAGTCCGACCGCGAGATCGAGTGCGCCTGGGGCGCGTGCATGGCTCTCCGCCGGCGCGCGCTCGAGCGCGCGGGTCTCTTCGACCCGGCGATACCGAGCGACGACGGCGACGAGAGCGAGTGGTTCGAGCGTCTGCGCGCTGCCGGAGGGCGCGTCGTCTACCTCGGCGGGTGGCGTCTCGAGCACGTGCGCTGCGGTCCGTCGGCGCGCTTCGTCGCGCTCGCACGGTCGAGCTACCGCCGCGGCCGTGGCGCGCGGCGCAGCGACCGCCGACGCGGCAGCGAGCCGCCGCTGCGCAGCGAGCTGCGGACGCTCGCCGGCTGCCTGTGGCACGTCTTGCGCCGCCGCTGCCCGCAGGGCGTGTTCCTCGCCGCGCACTCGTTCGGACGTCTCGTCGAGGCGTCCCGACACGCGGGAACGCGATGA
- a CDS encoding glycosyltransferase, translating into MSERHEQGARPLRAVVVAEWYPSPGDPVHGVWAHRQALATRSCGVEVRVLALRRPFPPLATLAALGARPPDPRPLVRWLGSAAATFRPFELDGLTVEPVPLLAPPRPWSYGSWGLWAATTLARALARLRARWPFDLVHAHNIVPTGDAVARTACWRTGVPLVASTHGPDIIKVPERSAFARRALARALARADLVLANSTWAERRCHELASTPPRTRVIHLGADVPPLADLPPKCARPTLVTVAHLQGRKRHALVLRALRLLAGRLEPDYLVIGDGEERAHLERLARELGLAERVRFLGQLPHQAAWREAWRCHAFVMPSVEEPFGVAYIEAMAGGLPTIATRGEGGPEDIARAGGGMVLVERDNVRALAEAIVRVLGPERAELGRAARTTVERHFTWQRCGRATADAYRALVAARSRRPGPRYAPRAPLEQRQSNPTASERR; encoded by the coding sequence ATGAGCGAGCGTCACGAGCAGGGCGCGCGCCCGCTGCGAGCGGTGGTCGTCGCCGAGTGGTACCCGTCGCCGGGCGATCCCGTGCACGGCGTCTGGGCGCACCGCCAGGCGCTCGCCACCCGCAGCTGCGGCGTCGAGGTGCGGGTGCTCGCGCTGCGCCGACCGTTTCCCCCGCTCGCGACCCTCGCGGCGCTCGGGGCGCGCCCGCCCGATCCGCGCCCGCTGGTGCGCTGGCTCGGCTCGGCAGCGGCGACCTTTCGACCGTTCGAGCTCGACGGGCTGACCGTCGAGCCGGTGCCGCTGCTCGCCCCGCCGCGACCGTGGAGCTACGGAAGCTGGGGGCTCTGGGCGGCAACGACGCTCGCGCGCGCCCTCGCCCGGCTGCGTGCGCGCTGGCCGTTCGACCTCGTGCACGCTCACAACATCGTCCCCACGGGCGACGCGGTGGCGCGCACAGCGTGTTGGCGCACCGGTGTGCCGCTCGTCGCCTCGACGCACGGGCCCGACATCATCAAGGTCCCCGAGCGCAGCGCGTTCGCGCGCAGGGCGCTCGCCCGGGCGCTCGCGCGCGCCGATCTCGTGCTCGCCAACAGCACCTGGGCGGAGCGCCGCTGCCACGAGCTGGCGTCGACACCGCCGCGGACCCGCGTCATCCACCTAGGCGCCGACGTGCCGCCGCTCGCCGACCTGCCGCCCAAGTGCGCGCGGCCGACGCTCGTCACCGTCGCCCACCTGCAGGGGCGCAAGCGGCACGCGCTTGTTTTGCGCGCCCTCCGCCTGCTCGCTGGCCGCTTGGAACCCGACTACTTGGTGATCGGCGACGGCGAGGAGCGGGCGCACCTCGAGCGGCTTGCGCGCGAGCTCGGCCTTGCCGAGCGCGTGCGTTTCCTCGGCCAGCTGCCGCACCAAGCGGCCTGGCGCGAGGCGTGGCGCTGCCACGCCTTTGTCATGCCAAGCGTCGAGGAGCCATTCGGCGTCGCCTACATCGAAGCGATGGCGGGCGGGCTGCCAACGATCGCGACACGCGGCGAGGGCGGGCCCGAGGACATCGCCCGCGCGGGCGGCGGGATGGTGCTCGTCGAGCGTGACAACGTGCGGGCGCTGGCGGAGGCGATAGTGCGCGTGCTCGGCCCTGAGCGAGCTGAGCTCGGGCGCGCGGCGCGCACCACCGTCGAGCGCCACTTCACCTGGCAGCGGTGCGGCCGGGCGACGGCGGACGCCTACCGCGCTCTCGTCGCAGCGCGGTCACGGCGGCCGGGCCCGAGGTACGCCCCCCGCGCGCCCCTCGAGCAGCGGCAGAGCAATCCCACGGCAAGCGAGAGGAGATAG
- a CDS encoding glycosyltransferase yields the protein MRSSRARDSLAAAQSRALGARHDRASVDLLVVSLGTTPGLRASDRRLVRAMAESGRTVATVRVRVGALAALRRFYPATDLIEAVAARRALLAALRQWRPHAVVFSTTTAALCAPPLGCPYAIWFDSPARLNRPGRRNALQHALERRRFTAARLLLPASRAALAAVADAPAPAELLPLPLELPAAPPPEPREGARRRVRAVAYVPDPRAKGLDVLVRAWTLFAAARRSRPAPLLEIFGVTRDRAARWLERRRLQLPATVWVRGAVSEPVFRERLATADVFVHAARWEDFGRAPLEALAFGVPLATTPAGGPYPARDIVAAVAPDLLAAAVDPPALAAAIERAVAYSHADRTGLAEAARPHLEEFSWPRFVAIVRDRVVPELFA from the coding sequence ATGCGGAGCTCGCGAGCGCGCGACTCTCTGGCAGCGGCGCAGTCGAGGGCGCTCGGCGCCCGACACGACCGCGCGAGCGTCGATCTACTCGTCGTCTCGCTCGGCACGACGCCGGGATTGCGCGCGTCCGATCGCCGTCTGGTGCGCGCCATGGCCGAGAGCGGGCGGACGGTCGCCACAGTGCGGGTGCGGGTGGGTGCGCTCGCCGCGTTGCGTCGCTTCTACCCCGCCACCGACCTGATCGAGGCGGTTGCCGCGCGCCGCGCGCTGCTCGCCGCGCTCCGGCAGTGGCGGCCGCACGCGGTCGTCTTCTCGACCACCACCGCGGCGCTGTGCGCGCCCCCTCTTGGCTGTCCCTACGCGATCTGGTTCGACTCGCCCGCCCGTCTCAACCGGCCGGGACGGCGCAACGCACTCCAGCACGCGCTCGAGCGGCGCCGCTTCACCGCCGCGCGGCTCTTGCTGCCGGCCTCGCGGGCCGCGCTCGCTGCGGTCGCCGACGCGCCCGCACCGGCCGAGCTTCTGCCGCTACCGCTCGAACTGCCTGCCGCTCCACCGCCGGAGCCCCGCGAGGGCGCGCGCCGACGGGTGCGCGCCGTCGCCTACGTTCCCGACCCGCGCGCCAAGGGGCTCGATGTGCTCGTGCGCGCCTGGACCTTGTTCGCCGCTGCGCGCCGCTCGCGGCCCGCTCCGCTGCTTGAGATTTTCGGCGTCACACGCGACCGCGCTGCGCGCTGGCTCGAGCGGCGCCGTCTGCAGCTCCCCGCGACGGTGTGGGTGCGGGGAGCGGTGTCGGAACCCGTCTTTCGCGAACGTCTGGCCACGGCCGACGTGTTCGTCCACGCCGCCCGCTGGGAAGACTTCGGGCGCGCGCCGCTCGAAGCGCTCGCGTTCGGCGTGCCGCTCGCTACCACGCCGGCCGGCGGCCCCTACCCGGCGCGCGACATCGTCGCCGCGGTCGCTCCGGACCTTCTCGCTGCGGCGGTCGACCCACCGGCGCTAGCGGCCGCGATCGAGCGTGCCGTCGCTTATTCGCACGCAGACCGCACCGGGTTGGCCGAAGCTGCACGGCCCCACCTCGAAGAGTTCTCGTGGCCACGTTTCGTCGCGATCGTTCGCGACCGCGTCGTCCCGGAGCTTTTCGCGTGA
- a CDS encoding glycosyltransferase family 4 protein, which translates to MALRLALLLPVPVPYREPLLALLAERGRVDPHVLYARSHQHSWQQPRAWFPSDHPYPAVTLRSFEITWRRRPTPLLVPHGVGKALDAVEPDCVLASEFGPLTWAAIAWARRRGRPWMVLTEVTRASERVLPSWQRRLQRLIARRADGVVAVSGQARARLLAAGVASERVAVVLQPADLASCARHARVRARGEGPLRVVSVGRLVPEKRPDLLLAAAARLGGTVAVTLVGEGPLRGELEARARAQRVGNITFAGFVAPHELPRFFADHDVFALPSSFEPFGAVVREAAACGMPLVVSDAVGAVGDVAVPGRNAIVFPAGDAEALASALCELAGDPARLEALSRESLAVTAERSLERDAEELEAAVARAVYGHRQRRAHRHRAVAARSSG; encoded by the coding sequence GTGGCGCTCCGGCTCGCGCTTCTGCTCCCGGTTCCCGTCCCGTACCGCGAACCACTGCTCGCGCTGCTCGCCGAGCGCGGACGCGTCGACCCGCACGTGCTCTATGCGCGCTCCCACCAGCACAGCTGGCAACAGCCGCGGGCGTGGTTTCCGAGCGACCACCCCTATCCCGCCGTGACCCTGCGCTCGTTCGAAATCACCTGGCGGCGCCGGCCGACGCCGCTGCTCGTGCCGCACGGCGTCGGCAAAGCGCTCGACGCGGTCGAGCCCGACTGCGTGCTCGCGTCGGAGTTCGGCCCGCTGACCTGGGCGGCGATCGCGTGGGCGCGGCGCCGCGGCCGGCCCTGGATGGTGTTGACCGAAGTCACCCGGGCGAGCGAGCGCGTGCTTCCTTCCTGGCAGCGGCGGCTGCAGCGGCTGATCGCCCGTCGCGCCGACGGCGTGGTTGCGGTAAGCGGACAGGCGCGGGCGCGCCTCCTCGCGGCGGGAGTGGCGAGCGAACGCGTGGCGGTGGTGCTGCAGCCCGCCGATCTCGCGAGCTGCGCCCGCCACGCGCGGGTGCGCGCGCGCGGCGAGGGTCCGCTGCGTGTCGTCAGTGTCGGGCGGCTCGTGCCCGAGAAGCGGCCCGACCTCCTGCTCGCTGCGGCGGCGCGGCTTGGTGGGACGGTCGCCGTGACGCTGGTTGGGGAGGGGCCGCTGCGCGGAGAGCTCGAGGCACGGGCACGGGCGCAGCGCGTCGGCAACATCACCTTCGCCGGTTTCGTCGCGCCGCACGAGCTGCCGCGCTTTTTCGCCGATCACGACGTGTTCGCGCTACCGAGCTCGTTCGAGCCGTTTGGTGCTGTCGTGCGGGAGGCGGCCGCATGCGGGATGCCACTGGTGGTGAGCGACGCGGTCGGTGCGGTCGGCGACGTCGCGGTGCCCGGTCGCAACGCGATCGTCTTCCCCGCCGGCGATGCCGAGGCGCTGGCAAGCGCGCTCTGCGAGCTGGCTGGCGACCCGGCGCGCCTCGAAGCGCTCTCCCGCGAATCGCTCGCCGTTACGGCCGAACGGTCGCTCGAGCGCGACGCCGAGGAGCTCGAGGCGGCCGTCGCCCGCGCCGTCTACGGCCACCGCCAGCGACGCGCCCACCGGCATCGCGCCGTCGCCGCGCGGTCCTCCGGGTAG